A genomic segment from Candidatus Desulfarcum epimagneticum encodes:
- a CDS encoding Antitoxin produces MGYMYDRALVTEILSQILRAADTILYRFSQVKTIHDLTDSPAGMEKLDSICMQLIAIGEGLKNIDKTTDHTLLAEFPEINWEGAKTMRDIMAHHYFRIDAEIVFEVCENKITPLRDAIEKMIQKIK; encoded by the coding sequence ATGGGATATATGTATGACAGAGCGCTTGTGACGGAAATTCTGTCGCAGATATTGCGGGCCGCCGACACGATTTTATATCGCTTCTCACAGGTCAAAACGATTCATGATCTCACTGATTCTCCGGCCGGCATGGAAAAACTGGACTCGATATGCATGCAGTTGATCGCCATTGGCGAAGGCCTCAAAAACATAGATAAAACGACCGATCATACTTTATTGGCCGAGTTCCCGGAAATCAACTGGGAAGGCGCCAAAACCATGAGAGATATCATGGCTCATCATTATTTCCGCATCGACGCCGAAATAGTTTTTGAAGTGTGTGAGAATAAAATAACGCCTCTGCGCGATGCCATTGAAAAGATGATCCAAAAAATCAAATAG